The genomic interval GTGTGCGGAAGCGCAGACCGTTGACTATCACGACTTCGCCGCCCGCCTGACGTAAGCCCGCGTCATCGATATTGGCCGTGGCGTTGACATGGCCGGCCCACGCGCCGATGCCCTGCGCGGGCATGGCCAGTGACACGAAGGGCGAACGTGGAGAGCGGTACTTGCCCGGCTGGAAGATATTTGTGACCTTATCGTTGAAGGCGGCGCTGACATCCACCGGTTCGGCGCTGACCGTCTGGCCCGCCATGGCCCAGCCCGGCGCGGTGATCGGGCAGGTGGCCAGAGTCGTCGCTGTGGTCCTGGGCGTCAGCCACTGGAAGCGGCCCTGATACAGGGCGTTGAAATAGGTTTCGGCACCCGGAACGCTTTGGGCCTTGGCCGGATCGATGGCCTGACCGCTCCAGACGATGCGCACCTCGGCACGGCCGTTCAGCAGGGCCTCAATGCGCAGCTTCGGCGCGCCGACGCCTTCGGGCGCCTCCCATTTGACCGCCTTACCATTGATCGTCACGCTCGCTACGGCGTCACGGCGGGCAGGCAGGTCGAGCACCACGCGCTCGAACCGTTTGTCGGCAGGGGTCACTGTCCAGGTTTCGGTTTGGCCGCTGCGGTTATAGACAAAGCTCAGGTTCGGATGAGTCAGGCGTGCATGGTCCCATTCCGGCGGCAGGCCGGGGACCAGAGTCAGGGTGCGGCTGAGGGCATCCGGACGCACGCCGAACAGGCCTTCGACCACGGTGCGGGCCATGACGCCGGTGCCGTCGGCGAAGTCGCGCTGCGACTCGCGGCGGTAAACGTCGAGATAGTTCATGCTGCCGACATTGCCCGGCGCTATGCCCATGTAGAAGCTGGCCAATATGCCGCCGCGCGTGATCTCATAAGCCGTGTCGGCCTTGCCCGCCTGCCAGAGCGCCAGTGCGGTATGCAGGTTTTCGCCCATGACCACATTGTTGATCGACCAGCTGTAGGGCATCCAGTCGGACGACGGCAGCACACGATAGGGCCGGTCATTCGGAACGCCTTCGCCGGTGACGGGCAGGGGTCGCAGGCTACGTTCCAAATCGGCGGCCATGCGCGCGGCCTGAAGCGCATCGGGCGCGCCGGAATCGATGCTGTGGTAAAAGCTCCACACGCCATAGCTGGGGTGCAGCATCTGCTTGCCCAGATAGTCGCGGAACTCGCCATAGGCCCCGCGATCCTCCATCCACAGATAGGTCTGCATACCTCTTGCGATCAGGTCGGCCTCGGCCTCATAGGGGGCCGGGTCCTTGCCGATCAGCCTGGCGACGCGCGCGGCCATGCGGTTGTGATAGAGGTTGTAGGCCGTGGTGTAGGCCGTGCCGCCGCCCGAATACTGCATGTCGTCCGACGCCCAGATCGCGGCGTAGGCTTCGTATAGCGGCAGTTTTTCCGGGCCGAATTCGCGTCGGAACAGGCGCTTTTCCCACGCCAGATGCCGCTCGATCACCGGCCAGACGCGCCTGGCGTATTCGACATCGCCGGTCCATAGCAGATGCCGGAACATGGCGTCGAAGAAGCCGATATTCATGTCGTAGTGCGTGTTGGACAGGTCGCCATTGGTGTGCAGCCCGTCCGGATTGCGCGCCAGGTTGGTCTTTTCTTCGGGGGGCGCGACGTAGTCCGGGATGGGCTTGGTGTTCTGCTTGCGCGTCCACCCGGCGAAATTCTGGCGCGCCCGGTCGTGCCAGCCCAGCGCATCGAGCGCATACGGCCCGCGCCAGCCGAGAAGCCGCGCGCGCCAGGCAATGGCCCCGTGCATGACGCCGCCGCCGTCGCGTTCGTCCCACTGACCGTCCGCGGCGACGTTCAGCGCGCCGACCGCCGCATCGAGATAGGGGTCGGGGGTTTCGGTGCGCACACGGCCGCGCAGTGCGGCGAAGTGCTTGCGTGTCGCTTCGAAGCGCGCCGCCAGTTCCTTGGCGGCGTAAGCCTTGGTGGTGGCTAGCGTCTCGGTGCGCGCGCCGGTATGGCCGGCGGTCACGTCGCGATAGGTGCCCAGTTCTTCCGCCGCGCCGCGCCGCGTGACCTGCACCGCCAGATAGACGGGGGCGGTGCTCAGTGCCACGTGACCGGTCACGACCTGGGTGGCGGCGGTGCCGGACGAGGCCAGCAGGCCCGCTGCATCGCCCCATTGCGTGGCATCCCCCAACTTGAGCGAAGCCGGGGCCGACACCGTGCCGGTCAGGCCCGCCGTGCGGCTGTCGGTGTGGAAGCTCTGCCCATTGACGGCGTAGCGTGTGCCTTCGGCATATTCGGGATTGAACTGGAAATATTCACTGATCGGCACCTTTTCCGTACCGATGTCGCCGTCGCGGTTGCCGCGCTGACCGTTGCCGGCGCCGTAGGCGAAGACCAGTTCCGCCCCTTTTGGCAGGCCTCGCCCTGTGGCGCGCAGGAGGATGCCTTCGTTGGTGTGGTCCGACAGGACCTCGATCTCGATGCGGCCGTTCGTCCCCATCAGCGGATCGCGGATCGTGTAGAGCATTTCGCCGGGGCGATAGCGGCTCTCGATGTCGCGGGCGTCATTGAACCATTTGACGCCCAGCGCCGTGCGGACCCCCAGACGGATATTGCCGCCGCGTCCGGGCAGGTAGAGCGAAAATTCCGGCTTGTCGCCGGCATCGACGCGAAAGGCGGTGTGACCGCCATAGAGGGCGCGGTTGAAATATTCCGCCCCGTTGCGGATGACGAAATCGCCCTTGTCCGGCCGATAGCGCAGCGGCGTCGAAATCTGACCTTCCAGATTGGGTTTCAGCCCGCCGGAGGCCGATGGGGCCTGAGCCAGGGTCGGAGTCGCCGCCAGAGGGACGGAAAGCAGCAGGACGCAGGCGAGCGCGGACGCGCATTTCACGCGGGGCATTGTACCTCCTTGGGCATTTTATTTATAAGATTATATTCTAACTATAGAGACGGGTGGGCAGCCTCAAGCCTCAATTGCGGAGGCTGAGCATAAACCGTTTCATGGGTCAAAAAAAGAACCCCTCCATTTTCAGGAGGGGTTTAAATGATGTATTCCGTGTCAGGGAGTGAGCAACCGGAACACAGTTCTGTCTCCGTTTGCCAGGATGATGGGGCATCGGGAGACGGGGATGAACTCTCATATCGGGACATTATTACAGATATAGAAACATGACAAGCGTCATTGCGCGCAGAAACAACCTTTGCGCGTTGAAAATGTCTGCGCGCATGGGCGGGGTCAGGAGACGATGCCGGTCTCTTGTTCGGCGCGACGACGGCGGCTCAGATAGTCCGCGCCGCCGTGGAATATACGTTTGCCGGCTTCCAATCCGCCGGTCAGTTCGATCTCAAATCGCGTTTCGTCGCGTTCGCGCACGGCGTCGGTCATTTCGGCGATCGTGTCCTCGTCCTCGCCCAGCGTCTCCAGCGTCTTGCGCCCCAGCACCAGCGCGGACTCGAAGGTGTCGCGGATCTGGAAATCCACGCCCGCCTCGACCAGCTTTAACGCCTGATAACGGTCGAAAGCGCGCGTCAGCACAGGGATGAGCGGGAATTCGGCCTTCATCAGCTCGACGATTTTCAAGGCCTCGTCCGGCTTGTCGACGCAGACCAGCACCGCACGCGCGTGGTGCGCGCCGGCGGCGTGCAGGATGTCCAGCCGCCCGCCGTCGCCGTAATAGACCTTGAAGCCGTATTCGCCCGCCGTGCGGATCATCTCCACATCGTTGTCGATGGTCGAGACCTTATGCCCGGCGGCCATGACGAGCTGACTGGCCACCTGACCGATGCGGCCGAACCCGATGATCAGCACATGGCCTTCGTCTTCGCGCGGGGCGTCCATGCCGTCCATATTCTGGGTTTTCTTGGGCATGATGTATTTGAGGCCGATAATCGTCAGCGGCGTCAGCACCATCGACAAAATGACGATGGCGGTCAGCATGGCGTTCTGTTCGCCAGTGATGATGCCGGCCGCTGCCGCGGCACCATAGAGGACGAAGGCGAACTCACCGCCCTGCGCCATGAAAACCGCGCGCTCCAGCGCCTCGGCATGGTCGGACTTCATCACCCGCGCCACGGCGTAAATGGCCGCCGCTTTCACGATCATATAGGCGGCGACGTAGAAGGCGATCATCCGCCAGTTGGCCGCCACGACACCGAGGTCCAGCGACATGCCGACGGCGAGGAAGAACAGGCCCAGAAGGATGCCGCGAAACGGCTCGATATCGGCCTCAAGCTGATGGCGGAAATGCGATTCCGACAGCAGCACGCCGGCCAGAAACGCGCCCATGGCCATGGATAGGCCGCCGAGTTGCATGACCCAGGCCGCGCCCAGCACCACCAGCAGCGCCGCCGCTGTCATCACCTCGCGCGCCTGCGCATTGGCCAGAAGCGCGAACATCGGATTGAGCAGGTAACGCCCCGCCAGAATCAGCCCGGCCAGACACCCCAGACCGACGGCCACCGCCACCCAGTCTATGCCGCCCGCATGGCCCGGCGCGACCGGCGCCAGAAACGTGACGAGGATCAGCAGCGGCACGATGGCCAGATCCTCGAACAGCAGGATCGACACCATCTTCTGCCCGTCGGGTTCCGACAGGCGTTTTCTTTCCTGCAGAATCTGCATGACGATGGCCGTAGACGTCAGTACGAAGCCCGCCCCCGCGACGAAGGACGGCGCGACCGGAAAGCCCGTCGCGATCCCGACCCCGGTCAGCAGCAACGCGCAC from Asticcacaulis sp. AND118 carries:
- a CDS encoding DUF4450 domain-containing protein; translated protein: MPRVKCASALACVLLLSVPLAATPTLAQAPSASGGLKPNLEGQISTPLRYRPDKGDFVIRNGAEYFNRALYGGHTAFRVDAGDKPEFSLYLPGRGGNIRLGVRTALGVKWFNDARDIESRYRPGEMLYTIRDPLMGTNGRIEIEVLSDHTNEGILLRATGRGLPKGAELVFAYGAGNGQRGNRDGDIGTEKVPISEYFQFNPEYAEGTRYAVNGQSFHTDSRTAGLTGTVSAPASLKLGDATQWGDAAGLLASSGTAATQVVTGHVALSTAPVYLAVQVTRRGAAEELGTYRDVTAGHTGARTETLATTKAYAAKELAARFEATRKHFAALRGRVRTETPDPYLDAAVGALNVAADGQWDERDGGGVMHGAIAWRARLLGWRGPYALDALGWHDRARQNFAGWTRKQNTKPIPDYVAPPEEKTNLARNPDGLHTNGDLSNTHYDMNIGFFDAMFRHLLWTGDVEYARRVWPVIERHLAWEKRLFRREFGPEKLPLYEAYAAIWASDDMQYSGGGTAYTTAYNLYHNRMAARVARLIGKDPAPYEAEADLIARGMQTYLWMEDRGAYGEFRDYLGKQMLHPSYGVWSFYHSIDSGAPDALQAARMAADLERSLRPLPVTGEGVPNDRPYRVLPSSDWMPYSWSINNVVMGENLHTALALWQAGKADTAYEITRGGILASFYMGIAPGNVGSMNYLDVYRRESQRDFADGTGVMARTVVEGLFGVRPDALSRTLTLVPGLPPEWDHARLTHPNLSFVYNRSGQTETWTVTPADKRFERVVLDLPARRDAVASVTINGKAVKWEAPEGVGAPKLRIEALLNGRAEVRIVWSGQAIDPAKAQSVPGAETYFNALYQGRFQWLTPRTTATTLATCPITAPGWAMAGQTVSAEPVDVSAAFNDKVTNIFQPGKYRSPRSPFVSLAMPAQGIGAWAGHVNATANIDDAGLRQAGGEVVIVNGLRFRTPGDGNNIAFASLWDNYPDEVSVALSGQARRAYLLMAGSTNHMQSRVTNGEVVVTYTDGTTQTLTLRNPENWWPIERDYFIDDYQFRLCGEAPVRVDLKTGKVWTPGPDWKGRADREKIDGGAATVLSLDLDPDKTLKSLTVRAVANEVVIGLMGISLQR
- a CDS encoding monovalent cation:proton antiporter-2 (CPA2) family protein, which translates into the protein MSEASHGVDLLPVVALLGAGVVAVPLFRRLGLGSVLGYLAAGIAMGPFGLKIIAEPSTALHVAELGVVMFLFVIGLEMRPARLWAMRGQIFGLGAAQVGLCALLLTGVGIATGFPVAPSFVAGAGFVLTSTAIVMQILQERKRLSEPDGQKMVSILLFEDLAIVPLLILVTFLAPVAPGHAGGIDWVAVAVGLGCLAGLILAGRYLLNPMFALLANAQAREVMTAAALLVVLGAAWVMQLGGLSMAMGAFLAGVLLSESHFRHQLEADIEPFRGILLGLFFLAVGMSLDLGVVAANWRMIAFYVAAYMIVKAAAIYAVARVMKSDHAEALERAVFMAQGGEFAFVLYGAAAAAGIITGEQNAMLTAIVILSMVLTPLTIIGLKYIMPKKTQNMDGMDAPREDEGHVLIIGFGRIGQVASQLVMAAGHKVSTIDNDVEMIRTAGEYGFKVYYGDGGRLDILHAAGAHHARAVLVCVDKPDEALKIVELMKAEFPLIPVLTRAFDRYQALKLVEAGVDFQIRDTFESALVLGRKTLETLGEDEDTIAEMTDAVRERDETRFEIELTGGLEAGKRIFHGGADYLSRRRRAEQETGIVS